CGGTCTCGGTTCCGGTCAAGATGGACGACGGCACGATCCGGGTTTTCGAGGGCTACCGCATCCAGCACAACCTGGACCGCGGACCGGCCAAGGGGGGCATCCGCTATCACCCCCAAGTCTCCCTCGATGAGATCAAGGCTTTGGCCTTTTGGATGACCATGAAGTGCGCGGTGGTCAACCTCCCCTACGGCGGAGCCAAGGGCGGGGTGATCTGCGACCCCAAAAAGATGTCGATGGCGGAGATAGAGCGGCTCACCCGCCGCTACACCTCGGAGATCTCGATCCTCATCGGGCCGGACAAGGACATCCCGGCCCCCGACGTGAACACCAACGAGCAGATCATGGGCTGGATCATGGACACCTATTCCATGACCATCGGCTACTCCTGCCCGGGCGTGGTCACCGGCAAACCCATCGACGCGGGCGGTTCCCTAGGCCGCCGAGAGGCCACCGGTCGGGGGGTCTTCTACGTCACTCGAGAACTCTCCAACCTCAAGGGCTTCGATTTGCGCAAGGCCCCGGTCGCGGTTCAGGGCTTCGGCAACGTGGGAGCCAACGCCGCCAAGATTTTCGCGGAGCACGGCTGCAAGGTGGTCGCGGTCTCCGACGTCGGAGGGGGGCTCTACGACGCCAAGGGCCTCGACTTGGACGACATCATGGCTTACCGCGCCAAGAACGAGTCCATCGCGAATTATCCGAGGGCCGAGCACGTGCCGGTCGAAAAATTCGTGGAGGTGCCCTGCGACATCCTCGTCCCGGCG
This is a stretch of genomic DNA from Elusimicrobiota bacterium. It encodes these proteins:
- a CDS encoding Glu/Leu/Phe/Val dehydrogenase; protein product: MPAELREALETNPWHQAMEQLDRAGAKMGMEQLVLERLRHCKRILTVSVPVKMDDGTIRVFEGYRIQHNLDRGPAKGGIRYHPQVSLDEIKALAFWMTMKCAVVNLPYGGAKGGVICDPKKMSMAEIERLTRRYTSEISILIGPDKDIPAPDVNTNEQIMGWIMDTYSMTIGYSCPGVVTGKPIDAGGSLGRREATGRGVFYVTRELSNLKGFDLRKAPVAVQGFGNVGANAAKIFAEHGCKVVAVSDVGGGLYDAKGLDLDDIMAYRAKNESIANYPRAEHVPVEKFVEVPCDILVPAAMENQLTHENAPRVKAKYIIEGANGPTTNEADRILHQRGVVVVPDILANAGGVTVSYFEWVQDIQAYFWSEKDINARLQEIMVRAFRDVYDLAQREKVDMRLAAFMVGLGRLAKAVRIRGMFP